The bacterium genomic sequence GGTGGCACTCTTTGGCTCGGCGCTGCGCGACGACTTCGGTCCGGACTCCGATATAGATCTGTTGGCACGTTTCGAGCCCGAGGTCCATTGGTCTATCCTAGACCACGTCCAGATGGAGGACGAGCTGGCCGAGCTCTTCGGGCGAAAGGTGGACCTGGTGAGCCGAATGGCCATGGAGGAGAGCCGGAATCCTTACCGTAAAGAAGAAATACTCTCGACGGCGCAGATAATATATGCCGGCTGATGATATAAGCTTTGCAAAGGATATTCTCGAAGCCGCTAAGGATGCCGTTGATTTCGTCAGCAACCTGAGCCGGCTTGAATTTGAGGAGGATATCAGGACTCAGGCGGCGGTGATACAAAGACTGACGGTTATCGGGGAGGCCGTCAAACGGCTTTCTCAGGGAATTCAAGAGCGATACCCGGATATCCCGTGGAGTAAAATGGCACGGATGGGGGATTTACTCGTTCACTACTACCACAGGATTAATTTTTCCGAAGTCTGGGACACGCTGAAAAACGACTTGCCGACACTGATTGAGAATATAAAGTCTTTTCTCGGCGAGGACTGACCGTGGGCAACCTGGGCTACTACATTCGTGAGGGTTTTTCCGGCCTGCGGCGCGGCGGGTCCGGCAGCGCCGGTGCCGTGCTCACCGTCGTGCTCTCCATCCTGGTCCTCGGCGTCGTCCTGTTGGTGGTCCGCAACCTCCAGCTCCTGGTGGAGGAGGCCCGCGCCGAGGTCGAGGTCGAGGCGTACGTCG encodes the following:
- a CDS encoding nucleotidyltransferase family protein, whose translation is MFDIKPYMERLAEFCQRWRITEVALFGSALRDDFGPDSDIDLLARFEPEVHWSILDHVQMEDELAELFGRKVDLVSRMAMEESRNPYRKEEILSTAQIIYAG
- a CDS encoding DUF86 domain-containing protein, with translation MPADDISFAKDILEAAKDAVDFVSNLSRLEFEEDIRTQAAVIQRLTVIGEAVKRLSQGIQERYPDIPWSKMARMGDLLVHYYHRINFSEVWDTLKNDLPTLIENIKSFLGED